In Mycobacterium sp. Aquia_216, a genomic segment contains:
- a CDS encoding PPE family protein: protein MFYGAFPPEFNSGRMYAGPGAESLVTAATAWENLAAELQSIATSYSSVVSNLTTGPWVGPSSLAMAAAAAPYVAWMQQTAAQAAQTAVQATEAAAAYEAAFAAHVPPPLIAANRELLAQLMATNLFGQNTGEIAATEAQYGEMWAQDGEAMDTYFASSATASNKLTEFSPAPRTTNEAGPEMQAAALSTSSSTTAGSAATTAAAAATTPPGALGWLAQLATDYQNFWTNLLNTVPGGANFYTSFYNALKVPLGLTTQYNDIGLLINFPVSQWLKFAPPVAYGALPKDALGAGLGALGFSRGTLFDAISPTAGFARGTLVGSLTVPPSWASATPAIRTVAAALTAAGPEAIPAAALGEGSLFSSMGMAGMLGSAMGAGGPTVVRAGIRNRMTPIKDLKDKNSPEQLKRLVAQISEKPETVQHHNVDQEGLDALLEQLAKKPGIHAVHLKKGKSKVIPSGEAQLG from the coding sequence ATGTTTTACGGAGCCTTTCCACCGGAGTTCAACTCGGGCCGCATGTATGCCGGTCCGGGAGCGGAGTCGTTGGTGACAGCGGCGACGGCTTGGGAGAACCTGGCCGCCGAATTGCAGTCCATCGCTACCTCGTATTCGTCGGTGGTTTCGAATCTGACGACCGGGCCATGGGTCGGTCCGTCGTCGCTTGCCATGGCGGCCGCGGCCGCGCCTTACGTGGCGTGGATGCAGCAGACCGCGGCCCAGGCCGCCCAAACCGCGGTGCAAGCGACCGAGGCGGCCGCCGCGTATGAGGCGGCGTTCGCCGCGCACGTGCCGCCGCCGTTGATCGCCGCCAACCGCGAACTGCTCGCGCAGTTGATGGCGACCAACCTTTTCGGTCAGAACACCGGGGAGATCGCGGCCACCGAAGCCCAGTACGGCGAAATGTGGGCCCAGGACGGCGAGGCGATGGACACCTACTTCGCTTCCTCGGCTACTGCCTCGAACAAGTTGACGGAGTTCAGCCCAGCCCCGAGGACCACCAACGAGGCGGGCCCGGAGATGCAGGCGGCCGCGCTCTCCACGTCGTCTAGCACCACGGCCGGATCGGCGGCAACGACCGCGGCGGCCGCGGCCACCACACCCCCCGGGGCGCTGGGGTGGCTCGCCCAGTTGGCCACCGACTACCAGAACTTCTGGACCAACCTGCTGAACACCGTGCCGGGCGGGGCGAACTTTTACACGAGTTTTTACAACGCTTTGAAGGTTCCGCTGGGCCTGACCACGCAGTACAACGACATCGGGTTGCTGATCAACTTTCCGGTGTCGCAGTGGCTCAAGTTCGCACCACCGGTGGCCTATGGTGCGCTCCCGAAGGACGCGCTGGGCGCCGGTCTGGGCGCGTTGGGCTTTTCCCGCGGCACGCTGTTCGACGCGATCAGCCCGACGGCCGGTTTCGCGCGCGGAACCCTGGTCGGATCGTTGACGGTCCCGCCCAGCTGGGCCTCGGCGACCCCGGCGATCAGGACGGTGGCTGCCGCCTTGACGGCCGCCGGGCCCGAGGCCATTCCCGCGGCGGCGCTCGGCGAGGGAAGCCTGTTCAGTTCGATGGGGATGGCGGGGATGCTGGGCAGCGCCATGGGTGCCGGAGGACCCACCGTGGTCCGTGCCGGCATCCGCAATCGGATGACCCCGATCAAAGACCTCAAGGACAAGAACTCGCCCGAACAGCTGAAACGTCTTGTCGCACAGATATCGGAGAAACCCGAAACCGTGCAGCACCACAACGTCGATCAAGAGGGTCTCGATGCGTTGCTCGAGCAACTGGCCAAGAAACCCGGCATCCACGCGGTGCACCTGAAAAAGGGCAAGTCCAAGGTCATCCCGTCCGGAGAAGCGCAATTAGGATAG
- a CDS encoding PPE family protein — protein sequence MLDFGALPPEINSGRMYVGAGSGPMLAAAAAWDELAAELLSTAALYGSTIQGLSVGLWTGPSSISMASAAAPYVQWMSATGAQAEQVAAQAKLAAGAYEAAFAATVPPPVIAANRSLLATLVATNLLGQNTPAIAATEAQYVEMWAQDAAAMYAYAGSSATASQLPPFTEPPQTTNGSSSQRQAAAVAQSGTTSGASTATQLSSNAVQALSTTVTAAADPSAGLTVPPAVTNWNTIWSAITGVFSPQSWSTIPGGPFLSFGQTYAWAQNGQAAQAYLAGPKFISGQLEPLTRAAVGVHPMLSSAVGGSPVTGSMGKASLVGSMSVPQGWTEAAPNIRMLAQSLPANLAGAPAAMVGEEGVFSQMALSSLAGRAVAATSTYSVSGNAATAAALGGLVAEADPAAATIIVIPALED from the coding sequence ATGTTGGACTTCGGGGCGTTACCACCGGAGATCAACTCCGGTCGGATGTATGTGGGTGCGGGATCGGGGCCGATGCTGGCCGCTGCGGCAGCCTGGGACGAGTTAGCCGCGGAACTGCTCTCGACGGCGGCCTTGTACGGCTCGACGATCCAGGGCCTGTCCGTCGGGTTGTGGACCGGTCCGTCGTCGATTTCGATGGCTTCCGCGGCTGCGCCGTATGTGCAGTGGATGAGCGCGACAGGGGCGCAGGCCGAGCAGGTGGCCGCGCAGGCCAAGCTTGCTGCGGGTGCCTATGAGGCGGCGTTCGCGGCCACGGTGCCGCCGCCGGTCATCGCGGCCAACCGTTCGCTGCTCGCGACGCTGGTTGCGACCAATCTCCTGGGCCAAAACACGCCGGCGATCGCGGCGACCGAAGCCCAGTACGTGGAGATGTGGGCGCAGGACGCCGCCGCGATGTATGCGTATGCCGGGTCGTCGGCGACCGCGTCGCAGCTGCCGCCGTTCACCGAGCCGCCGCAAACAACGAACGGCTCGAGCTCGCAGCGGCAAGCGGCCGCTGTCGCTCAGTCGGGCACCACATCGGGTGCCAGCACCGCCACACAGCTGTCGTCGAATGCGGTGCAAGCCCTTTCGACGACAGTGACCGCGGCGGCTGATCCGTCGGCGGGGTTGACGGTGCCGCCCGCCGTGACGAACTGGAACACCATTTGGTCAGCCATTACCGGGGTGTTCTCGCCCCAGTCGTGGTCGACGATCCCGGGTGGTCCGTTCCTGTCGTTCGGACAGACCTACGCGTGGGCCCAGAACGGGCAGGCCGCGCAGGCGTATCTGGCTGGACCGAAATTCATTTCGGGTCAGTTGGAGCCGTTGACCAGGGCCGCCGTCGGCGTGCATCCGATGCTGAGCTCCGCGGTCGGTGGATCGCCGGTTACCGGGTCGATGGGTAAGGCCTCCTTGGTGGGAAGCATGTCGGTGCCGCAGGGTTGGACAGAGGCGGCGCCGAATATCAGAATGCTCGCGCAATCGTTGCCCGCCAACTTGGCGGGCGCCCCGGCCGCGATGGTCGGGGAGGAGGGTGTGTTCAGCCAGATGGCGTTGTCCAGCCTGGCGGGACGCGCTGTGGCCGCCACCTCGACCTACTCAGTGAGCGGCAATGCCGCGACGGCGGCCGCGCTGGGTGGTCTGGTCGCCGAAGCCGACCCCGCGGCCGCCACGATCATCGTGATCCCGGCTCTGGAGGACTGA
- a CDS encoding DUF732 domain-containing protein encodes MRPLLALLGVSAMIGLAAPAHGDPDGSSDDTGFLATVRGAGITYTDPAQAVAFGKAVCGLIGAGKSGSELVHDLQRNNPGMTTDHATLFVGISAKYYCPQQLAGKPASAR; translated from the coding sequence ATGCGACCGCTGCTAGCGCTACTCGGTGTGTCCGCGATGATCGGCCTGGCGGCGCCCGCTCACGGCGATCCGGACGGCAGTTCCGACGACACCGGCTTCCTCGCGACGGTGCGCGGCGCGGGCATCACCTACACCGACCCGGCTCAGGCCGTCGCATTCGGAAAGGCGGTGTGCGGCTTGATCGGAGCGGGCAAATCCGGCTCGGAGCTGGTGCACGACCTGCAGCGCAACAACCCCGGCATGACCACGGATCACGCAACCCTGTTCGTGGGGATCTCGGCGAAGTATTACTGTCCGCAGCAACTCGCCGGCAAGCCCGCCTCAGCACGGTAG
- a CDS encoding DUF732 domain-containing protein, which yields MMKKLLTALGVAALIGFAAPAYADPIPEPDGDDAGFLAALRQAGFSFSSEGAAVSAGRAVCTCLNNGEDNLELLHDVKSRNPGMDMEMASNFALISAKFYCPHQLSKA from the coding sequence GTGATGAAAAAACTACTGACGGCACTTGGCGTCGCCGCCTTGATCGGCTTTGCGGCACCGGCGTACGCCGACCCCATTCCGGAACCGGACGGCGACGACGCGGGCTTCCTTGCCGCACTGCGCCAAGCCGGGTTCAGCTTTTCCAGCGAGGGTGCTGCCGTCTCGGCAGGACGAGCGGTGTGCACCTGCCTGAACAACGGCGAAGACAACTTGGAACTACTCCACGACGTGAAAAGCCGCAACCCCGGAATGGACATGGAGATGGCATCCAACTTCGCCTTGATCTCCGCGAAATTCTACTGCCCACACCAACTTTCGAAGGCTTGA